The following proteins are co-located in the Vibrio astriarenae genome:
- a CDS encoding chemotaxis protein, which produces MAKVESKANQSQGMLMFKLNMQQQLFAIGTLKVREIVPYQPTTQIPYSHHHVVGTVTIRGKTIPVIDMPGAIGFRPIQPEEYSNTYLIVTDCLRTVVAFMVRSIEKIIECNWRSIEPAPESAGKDVFVTGIARFEDQIVQMLDVELLLSKIYPQYESATIPMVTDVERELLKQMNILLVDDSSIARKQLSDALDSINISYHISNNGLDALDKMRTAAANGQAFDLLVSDIEMPGLDGYELAFEVQNDKSLNHCYRILHTSLSSEISVDRAHQVGAHDALEKFNAGELVKSMLKGAKSINDQLVA; this is translated from the coding sequence ATGGCGAAAGTAGAAAGTAAGGCAAATCAATCCCAAGGTATGTTGATGTTTAAGCTCAACATGCAACAGCAGCTCTTTGCTATTGGTACACTTAAGGTTCGCGAGATCGTGCCCTACCAGCCAACAACTCAGATCCCTTACTCTCATCATCATGTTGTCGGGACGGTAACTATTCGAGGTAAGACAATTCCCGTTATCGACATGCCTGGAGCAATTGGGTTTCGACCGATACAACCTGAAGAGTATTCAAACACCTATCTGATTGTCACTGACTGTTTGAGAACCGTCGTGGCGTTCATGGTTCGTTCGATTGAAAAGATCATCGAGTGTAACTGGCGCTCGATTGAGCCTGCTCCAGAAAGTGCTGGTAAAGATGTGTTCGTAACGGGTATCGCTCGTTTTGAAGATCAAATTGTTCAAATGCTCGATGTCGAACTATTACTTTCAAAGATTTACCCTCAATACGAGTCTGCAACGATCCCGATGGTGACGGATGTCGAGCGAGAGCTTCTCAAGCAGATGAACATTCTGCTTGTTGATGACTCGTCTATCGCGCGTAAACAGTTGTCCGATGCCTTAGATAGCATCAACATCAGTTATCACATTTCAAACAATGGCTTAGATGCGCTTGATAAAATGCGAACGGCTGCCGCAAATGGTCAAGCATTTGACTTGCTAGTCAGTGATATCGAAATGCCAGGATTAGATGGCTATGAGTTGGCTTTTGAAGTGCAAAACGATAAATCACTCAATCATTGTTATCGTATCTTACACACGTCTTTATCCAGCGAGATTTCCGTCGATCGCGCCCACCAGGTCGGCGCACACGACGCATTAGAGAAATTCAACGCCGGAGAGCTTGTTAAGTCGATGCTTAAAGGTGCAAAGAGTATCAATGATCAGCTAGTGGCTTAA
- the ppiC gene encoding peptidylprolyl isomerase PpiC produces MANTAAALHILVKHKEQAEDIIKQLKKGAKFQTLARKYSTCPSGKKGGDLGEFKRGQMVPQFDKVCFSGETLVPHLVKTKFGWHVVKVLYRT; encoded by the coding sequence ATGGCGAATACAGCAGCTGCGCTTCATATTTTGGTAAAGCATAAAGAACAAGCTGAAGATATTATAAAACAATTGAAAAAAGGGGCTAAGTTCCAAACGCTAGCGCGTAAATATTCAACTTGTCCTTCCGGTAAAAAAGGTGGTGACTTAGGTGAGTTTAAACGCGGCCAAATGGTACCACAGTTTGATAAGGTGTGTTTTTCTGGCGAAACACTGGTGCCACATTTAGTGAAAACTAAGTTCGGTTGGCACGTGGTTAAAGTACTGTATCGCACATAA